A single Parabacteroides timonensis DNA region contains:
- a CDS encoding sugar-binding domain-containing protein → MKNSIKLIACLLIAGMCASCTRMLPPDMRNRISLEGQWGMLLDTADIGFNIAQLSNSGMDSLFLPGTTDIGKKGKYNPDMTQTNALSREFIFEGKALYTKVVEIPENWRGSSVRLFMERTKPTTIWIDGKEVGTNDNISTAQQYELSEFLTPGIHTIAIQVDNGLKAVPDKVFHSSHAYSSSTQTNWNGIIGEFYLESAPLCGIENIQVYPDATKKSVTVKVTLRNRDIKTQQGELSFYAEAWNTDKKHKTPVATIGIDCSVPEQIYELPLGDNALCWSEFSPALYRLSVAFKADGYTDVRQVSFGLRNFSVKGKQFMINDKVTFLRGKHDACVFPLTAHTAMDVDSWRRYFQIAKEYGINHYRFHSWCPPEACFEAADIEGIYLQPELPVWGNVDIEDTVLCDYLKKEGLNLHKAYSNHASFVMFALGNEMTGKEALAMLVQTFKQADERHLYASGSNNYLGMEGKQADEQYFTTCRVGREKEGTFNTHARASFSFADAEDGGYLNHTYPNSVMNFSSAEELCDVPVIGHETGQFQVYPNFDEISKYTGVLKPRNFEVFKKRLEEAGMGNQAQDFMQASGKWSALLYRADIEMNLRTPHWGGFQLLDLQDYPGQGSAYVGILDAFMDSKGLITPEEWRGFCCEVVPLFCTEKFCWTNKEIVTGDIEIANYSSGDLDRKQLSWTLTDSKKQVLDEGVIPLQVKQGELVKVGTIKPSVSAVHKAEKVNLSLSIDGTPYKNSYPLWIYPTDNQTMPPKDILVATDLDSDMFNTLKAGGKVLLFPSKEKHQEQTVGGLFQTDYWNYRMFKSICENIHRPVSPGTLGILTDPEHAVFAGFPTDFHTNWQWFPIIKQSYPMILDRLPNEYRPIVQVIDNIERNHKLGLLFEFEVEKGKLLVCMSDVKVVWDKPEARQFYNSILQYMDSPDFSPSFHLTAEALKELFSSKVESGKIEKLGNISYE, encoded by the coding sequence ATGAAAAACTCAATAAAACTGATCGCTTGTTTGCTGATTGCCGGCATGTGTGCCTCCTGTACCAGGATGTTGCCTCCTGATATGCGTAACCGTATCTCGTTGGAAGGACAATGGGGGATGTTACTTGACACCGCTGATATCGGATTTAACATAGCGCAATTGTCAAACTCCGGTATGGACTCTTTGTTTTTACCGGGAACAACAGACATAGGAAAGAAGGGTAAATATAACCCGGATATGACTCAGACAAATGCTCTTTCCCGTGAATTTATATTCGAAGGAAAAGCTTTATATACAAAAGTTGTTGAAATACCGGAAAACTGGAGGGGTTCATCTGTTCGTCTTTTTATGGAGCGGACTAAGCCGACTACAATCTGGATAGATGGAAAAGAAGTGGGTACGAATGATAATATTTCGACAGCCCAACAATATGAACTGTCAGAGTTTCTCACTCCTGGCATTCATACGATTGCTATTCAGGTTGATAATGGTTTGAAGGCTGTTCCGGATAAGGTTTTTCATTCTTCCCATGCCTATTCGAGTTCAACACAGACAAACTGGAACGGAATTATCGGTGAGTTCTATCTGGAAAGTGCCCCTTTATGTGGAATAGAAAATATACAGGTTTATCCTGATGCTACGAAAAAGTCGGTAACAGTAAAGGTTACACTTCGTAATAGGGATATCAAGACACAGCAGGGTGAATTGTCTTTTTATGCCGAGGCGTGGAATACCGATAAAAAGCATAAAACTCCGGTGGCAACGATCGGCATAGATTGTTCTGTCCCTGAGCAGATATATGAATTACCTTTGGGGGATAATGCACTATGTTGGAGTGAATTTTCTCCAGCTTTATACCGCTTGTCTGTTGCATTTAAAGCGGATGGCTATACGGATGTTCGACAGGTATCTTTCGGTCTGCGTAATTTCTCAGTAAAAGGTAAGCAGTTTATGATCAATGATAAAGTGACTTTCCTACGTGGTAAACATGATGCCTGTGTATTCCCCCTGACAGCTCATACAGCGATGGATGTCGATTCCTGGCGGCGTTATTTTCAAATAGCGAAAGAGTATGGTATCAATCATTATCGTTTCCATTCCTGGTGTCCGCCGGAGGCTTGTTTTGAAGCGGCGGATATAGAGGGTATTTATCTACAACCGGAATTGCCTGTTTGGGGGAATGTCGATATAGAAGATACCGTGTTGTGTGATTACCTGAAGAAAGAGGGATTGAATTTACATAAGGCATATAGTAATCACGCCTCTTTTGTTATGTTTGCTTTAGGTAATGAAATGACAGGAAAAGAGGCTTTGGCCATGCTGGTACAAACATTTAAACAAGCAGATGAGAGACATTTGTATGCTTCCGGGTCCAATAACTATCTGGGGATGGAAGGAAAACAGGCCGACGAACAGTATTTTACCACTTGCCGGGTAGGACGTGAAAAGGAAGGTACATTTAATACGCATGCACGGGCCTCTTTCTCTTTTGCAGATGCAGAAGATGGTGGTTACCTGAATCATACTTATCCTAATTCGGTGATGAACTTCTCCTCGGCAGAAGAACTTTGTGATGTTCCTGTTATCGGACATGAAACGGGACAGTTCCAGGTTTATCCGAACTTCGACGAGATCAGTAAATATACGGGAGTGTTGAAACCTCGTAATTTTGAAGTCTTTAAAAAACGTTTGGAGGAAGCCGGGATGGGAAATCAGGCTCAGGACTTTATGCAAGCTTCCGGTAAATGGTCTGCCTTATTGTATCGGGCAGATATTGAGATGAATTTACGGACACCTCATTGGGGAGGTTTCCAGTTGCTGGATCTACAGGATTATCCGGGCCAGGGCTCAGCTTATGTGGGTATTCTGGATGCGTTTATGGATAGTAAGGGGCTTATAACCCCGGAAGAATGGCGAGGCTTTTGCTGTGAAGTCGTTCCTTTATTCTGTACGGAAAAGTTTTGCTGGACGAACAAAGAAATAGTAACAGGTGATATTGAGATAGCAAACTATTCGTCCGGTGACCTTGATCGAAAACAGCTGTCATGGACACTGACGGATAGTAAAAAACAGGTACTGGATGAAGGTGTGATTCCTTTGCAGGTTAAACAGGGTGAATTGGTTAAAGTGGGAACCATAAAACCGTCTGTCTCTGCTGTTCATAAGGCGGAAAAAGTAAACTTGTCTCTATCCATCGACGGAACTCCTTATAAGAATAGTTATCCATTATGGATTTATCCGACCGATAATCAAACGATGCCGCCAAAGGATATTCTTGTGGCTACTGATTTGGATTCCGATATGTTTAATACTTTAAAGGCTGGTGGTAAAGTTCTTTTGTTCCCGTCCAAAGAAAAGCATCAGGAGCAGACTGTGGGCGGTCTTTTCCAAACTGATTATTGGAATTACCGGATGTTTAAATCTATTTGTGAGAATATCCATCGTCCGGTCTCTCCGGGAACACTCGGTATTTTGACAGATCCGGAACATGCCGTATTCGCTGGCTTTCCGACAGACTTTCATACAAACTGGCAGTGGTTTCCCATTATAAAGCAAAGCTATCCAATGATATTGGATCGTTTGCCGAATGAATACCGTCCGATTGTGCAGGTTATCGATAATATCGAACGAAATCATAAGCTGGGACTTTTATTTGAGTTTGAAGTGGAAAAAGGTAAATTACTAGTTTGTATGTCTGATGTGAAAGTTGTATGGGATAAACCGGAAGCTCGTCAGTTCTATAATAGTATATTGCAATATATGGATTCTCCGGACTTTAGTCCTTCTTTTCACCTGACGGCTGAAGCATTGAAAGAACTTTTTTCTTCAAAAGTGGAAAGTGGTAAAATTGAGAAATTAGGGAATATATCCTATGAATGA
- a CDS encoding FtsL-like putative cell division protein translates to MEEKQQRKKSKKKEKRLSLLYVLGGGILNEDFIVKHTRMIVLVVIMIFFFIGNRYTCMQKLREIDRLQQRLRDVRFEALSISSELTGNSRQSQVELLIEEQGIELEGAKTPPYELHK, encoded by the coding sequence ATGGAGGAAAAACAACAACGTAAAAAGTCGAAGAAAAAAGAGAAACGTCTTTCTCTTTTGTATGTGCTGGGCGGTGGTATCCTGAATGAGGATTTTATCGTTAAACACACACGGATGATCGTGCTTGTTGTGATAATGATATTCTTTTTCATCGGAAACCGTTACACCTGTATGCAAAAACTGCGTGAGATAGACCGTCTGCAACAACGCTTGCGTGACGTGCGTTTTGAAGCATTGTCTATCTCATCGGAACTGACAGGCAATAGCCGTCAGTCGCAAGTAGAATTATTGATTGAAGAACAAGGTATTGAACTGGAAGGAGCCAAAACTCCGCCGTATGAATTACATAAATAA
- a CDS encoding glucosidase family protein produces the protein MNKLFFSLLLLIGLCVVPINAQNRWSINPNGSISWEVKGHIPHYDHIEMSGLKVSTVLRYGVNADGSFELNKSMIWPMLRMIPNNTHASLMRRFAWNASDMVSVNGQSLSGEKVGKITLDGTMTVESTVALPRKAQITMTRVVFPSVSNPAVCEKYILRNTGKSAVNVEIPVSRSVIDTDPAIGVDGSYKLVSEIIGSTSKQLQPKEELVFYASISGYKQGETELKIDIEKELQARKDLIAGFWNNLILETPDPVVNTMFAFAKIRGAESIYDTKGGLMHGPGGESYYAAIWANDQAEYINPFFPYLGYEVGNGSALNSFKHFARFMNPEYEKIPSSIIAEGLDVWGGAGDRGDAAMVAYGAARYALARGDKGEAEELWPLIEWCLEYCRRNLNDKGVVASDSDELEGRFPAGKANLCTSSLYYDALRSASYLGKDLQKPFSELADYERQAKDLRKNIEDYFGAKVEGFDTYQYYEGNDILRSWICIPLTVGINDRTDGTINALFSPRLWTKNGLLTQAGSETFWDRSTLYALRGVYACGATEKATEYLKFYSNQRLLGDHVPYAIEAWPEGSQRHLSAESGLYCRIITEGMFGLRPTGLKSFTFTPRLPAEWDKMSLRKIKAFDSTFDIEVIRENGKLLVAVKSGGKTLLHKTTKEGEVISIKLP, from the coding sequence ATGAATAAGTTATTCTTTAGTCTATTATTATTGATTGGTTTATGTGTTGTTCCGATCAATGCTCAGAACCGCTGGTCCATCAACCCCAACGGGAGTATCTCATGGGAGGTGAAGGGGCACATTCCTCATTACGATCATATCGAAATGAGCGGTTTGAAAGTGTCAACTGTTTTGCGTTACGGGGTGAATGCCGACGGTTCTTTTGAGTTGAATAAGAGTATGATCTGGCCGATGCTCCGGATGATACCGAATAATACACATGCCAGTTTGATGCGCCGCTTTGCTTGGAATGCTTCGGATATGGTATCGGTTAACGGGCAATCGCTTTCCGGTGAGAAGGTAGGTAAAATCACACTGGATGGAACAATGACGGTAGAAAGTACGGTAGCTTTGCCGCGTAAGGCACAAATAACCATGACCCGTGTTGTTTTCCCTTCTGTGTCTAATCCTGCCGTATGTGAGAAATATATTCTCCGAAATACGGGAAAATCAGCTGTGAATGTGGAAATACCTGTTTCCCGTTCAGTTATAGACACCGATCCGGCTATTGGAGTGGATGGTAGTTATAAACTGGTTTCCGAGATTATAGGATCGACAAGTAAGCAACTGCAACCGAAAGAAGAACTTGTCTTTTATGCCTCAATCAGCGGTTATAAGCAGGGCGAGACAGAACTAAAGATAGATATCGAAAAAGAACTGCAGGCCCGGAAAGACCTGATCGCAGGCTTTTGGAATAACCTGATACTGGAAACACCCGATCCCGTTGTAAATACGATGTTTGCCTTTGCCAAGATACGTGGAGCAGAAAGTATCTATGACACGAAAGGAGGATTAATGCATGGTCCTGGTGGTGAGTCATATTATGCCGCAATCTGGGCTAACGACCAGGCAGAATATATCAATCCTTTCTTCCCTTATCTGGGATACGAAGTCGGAAATGGTTCCGCCCTTAACTCATTCAAACATTTTGCCCGTTTCATGAACCCTGAATACGAAAAGATACCCAGTTCCATCATTGCAGAAGGACTGGACGTTTGGGGAGGAGCCGGTGACCGTGGTGATGCCGCAATGGTCGCTTACGGAGCAGCCCGTTATGCTTTGGCAAGAGGAGACAAAGGTGAAGCTGAAGAGTTATGGCCGCTTATCGAATGGTGCTTGGAATACTGTCGTCGAAACCTGAACGACAAAGGTGTTGTAGCCTCCGACTCCGACGAGCTGGAAGGACGTTTCCCGGCAGGGAAAGCCAATCTCTGTACCTCTTCATTATATTATGATGCTTTACGTTCCGCTTCCTATCTGGGCAAAGACCTGCAGAAACCTTTTTCTGAACTGGCCGACTACGAGAGACAAGCGAAGGACCTTCGTAAAAATATAGAAGACTATTTCGGTGCAAAAGTTGAAGGTTTCGATACCTATCAATATTATGAAGGAAACGATATCCTTCGTTCCTGGATTTGTATCCCGCTGACAGTCGGTATCAACGATCGTACAGACGGAACAATTAACGCTCTGTTTTCTCCCCGTTTATGGACAAAGAACGGCTTATTGACCCAAGCCGGCAGTGAGACCTTCTGGGATCGTTCCACCCTGTATGCTCTGCGTGGTGTATATGCCTGTGGTGCAACGGAAAAAGCAACTGAATACTTGAAGTTCTATTCCAACCAACGTCTATTGGGTGATCATGTCCCTTATGCTATCGAAGCATGGCCGGAAGGAAGCCAGCGCCATCTTTCTGCCGAGAGCGGATTATATTGCCGTATCATCACAGAAGGAATGTTCGGTCTTCGCCCTACCGGTTTGAAGTCTTTCACGTTTACTCCGCGTTTACCAGCTGAGTGGGATAAAATGAGCTTGCGTAAAATAAAGGCATTCGATTCCACTTTCGACATTGAAGTGATCCGTGAAAACGGAAAGCTATTGGTCGCTGTTAAATCAGGAGGTAAAACTCTATTGCACAAAACTACTAAAGAAGGTGAAGTTATATCCATAAAACTTCCTTAA
- the rsmH gene encoding 16S rRNA (cytosine(1402)-N(4))-methyltransferase RsmH produces the protein MEEKKQSYHVPVMLDESVKGLNIQEGGIYVDVTFGGGGHSREILKRMDSDSELYGFDQDADAEHNIPDDPRFVFVRSNFRYLYNFMRYHGVDGEVDGLLADLGVSSHHFDDKDRGFSFRFDGALDMRMNTRAGQTAADIVNTYTEEALADVFYLYGELKVARRLASLIVRTRENKKIETIGDFLELVKPFTGKDKEKKFLAQAFQALRIEVNDEMRALKEMLQQTLQVLKPGGRLVVITYHSLEDRLVKNFLKTGNFEGKSEQDFFGNVQTPFRMVNNKVIVPSDEEIERNPRSRSAKLRIAEKK, from the coding sequence ATGGAAGAGAAAAAGCAGAGTTATCATGTGCCGGTGATGCTTGATGAAAGCGTGAAAGGTCTGAATATTCAAGAAGGGGGCATCTACGTGGATGTGACTTTTGGAGGAGGAGGACATTCGCGTGAAATCCTGAAACGGATGGATAGCGACAGTGAACTTTACGGATTTGACCAGGATGCCGATGCCGAACATAATATCCCCGACGATCCCCGTTTTGTGTTTGTCCGCAGTAATTTCCGTTATTTGTATAATTTTATGCGCTATCATGGTGTGGACGGTGAAGTCGACGGACTGTTGGCGGATCTAGGGGTTTCTTCCCATCATTTCGATGATAAAGACCGCGGTTTCTCTTTCCGTTTCGACGGGGCATTGGATATGCGCATGAACACCCGTGCCGGTCAGACCGCAGCCGATATCGTCAATACCTATACGGAAGAGGCGCTGGCAGATGTCTTTTACCTGTACGGCGAACTGAAAGTGGCCCGCAGACTGGCATCGTTGATCGTCCGGACACGTGAAAATAAGAAAATAGAAACGATCGGTGACTTCCTGGAGCTGGTTAAGCCTTTCACAGGAAAAGACAAAGAGAAAAAGTTTCTGGCACAGGCATTCCAGGCACTTCGCATCGAAGTGAATGACGAAATGCGTGCCCTGAAAGAAATGCTGCAACAAACCCTGCAGGTTTTAAAGCCCGGCGGACGTTTGGTTGTAATCACTTACCATTCGCTGGAAGACAGGTTGGTGAAAAACTTCCTGAAAACAGGGAACTTTGAAGGAAAAAGCGAGCAAGACTTTTTCGGAAATGTACAGACGCCATTTCGCATGGTAAACAATAAAGTGATTGTGCCTTCTGACGAGGAGATCGAAAGAAACCCCCGTTCGAGAAGTGCCAAATTGAGAATAGCAGAGAAGAAGTAG
- a CDS encoding trehalase family glycosidase — MKLVYLCALLTSCVYSQSQGMYPDIEDTARNTFCVSSNDTMLVKIFNWAVGNSNKYVGDDSDPVGPWYEAALPDREAFCMRDVSHQCIGEELNGHSRQNLNMLTRFVENISVSKDYCSYWEINKDNLPAPADYVSDKDFWYNLNANFDVLNACYRLYLWTGDETYINDPRFETFFRLTANEYINHWQLQADKIMQRPGVMHEDDTLVDPKFKTFRGLPSYEESVRGLTVTGDLIASVYKGLKSYAQIWKVRGNEDSCRLYENKASEYARLYNSVWWNEQTQNYYAYKLEDEILQEGGNNVFPLWFEIINNSGRVDRLLEMMAEKETNVESMSYYPMIFYKYGKKDIAYHYLNELYSNKRRDYPEVASGVIEGIVCGIAGVNADAVANRISTLPRFTSSTGWLSVENIPVFSGKISILHHSGEKSSLVNKLDKEFVWRAMFPGKVKKINEKTAEYVTDALGNNFSFIDLICRPGETVTAEVQYK, encoded by the coding sequence ATGAAATTGGTTTATTTATGTGCATTATTGACTAGCTGTGTGTATAGTCAATCTCAAGGAATGTATCCCGATATCGAGGATACTGCCCGTAATACATTCTGCGTATCATCGAATGATACGATGCTTGTAAAAATATTCAATTGGGCCGTCGGTAACTCCAATAAATATGTGGGTGATGATAGTGATCCGGTTGGTCCCTGGTATGAGGCGGCTCTTCCTGACAGAGAAGCTTTTTGTATGAGGGATGTGTCCCATCAATGTATAGGAGAGGAGTTAAACGGACATAGTAGGCAAAATCTGAATATGTTGACCCGGTTTGTGGAAAATATATCTGTTTCCAAAGATTATTGTTCGTATTGGGAGATTAATAAGGATAATTTACCAGCACCGGCCGACTATGTTTCTGATAAAGATTTCTGGTATAATCTGAATGCTAATTTTGATGTGCTGAATGCCTGTTACCGGTTATATCTGTGGACTGGTGATGAAACATACATCAATGACCCTCGTTTTGAAACATTCTTTCGTCTGACTGCAAACGAGTATATAAATCACTGGCAGTTGCAGGCGGATAAAATTATGCAGCGTCCTGGAGTTATGCACGAGGATGATACGCTTGTCGATCCAAAGTTTAAAACATTTCGCGGCTTGCCTTCTTATGAAGAGTCTGTACGTGGGTTGACTGTTACCGGAGATTTGATTGCTTCTGTTTACAAAGGGTTGAAGTCGTATGCTCAGATATGGAAAGTCAGAGGTAATGAAGATTCTTGTCGTTTGTATGAAAACAAAGCGTCGGAATATGCCCGGCTTTACAACTCTGTTTGGTGGAATGAACAAACACAGAATTATTATGCCTATAAGCTGGAAGATGAAATCCTGCAAGAAGGAGGCAATAATGTTTTCCCTCTTTGGTTTGAAATTATAAATAATTCCGGAAGGGTTGATCGTTTATTGGAAATGATGGCTGAAAAAGAAACAAATGTTGAAAGTATGTCATATTATCCGATGATATTCTATAAATACGGTAAAAAAGATATTGCTTATCATTATCTGAATGAATTATATTCGAATAAACGGCGCGATTATCCCGAAGTGGCAAGTGGAGTAATCGAGGGTATTGTATGTGGAATTGCCGGTGTTAATGCTGATGCTGTGGCTAACAGGATATCGACGCTTCCTCGTTTTACTTCATCAACGGGTTGGCTTTCAGTTGAAAATATACCCGTATTCTCCGGGAAAATATCTATCTTGCACCACTCGGGGGAAAAGAGTTCTTTAGTGAATAAACTCGATAAGGAATTTGTTTGGAGAGCGATGTTTCCGGGAAAAGTGAAAAAGATAAATGAAAAAACAGCTGAATATGTTACTGATGCTTTAGGTAATAATTTTAGTTTTATCGATCTCATTTGTCGACCGGGTGAAACTGTGACTGCAGAAGTTCAATACAAATAA